In Gymnogyps californianus isolate 813 chromosome 1, ASM1813914v2, whole genome shotgun sequence, the following are encoded in one genomic region:
- the IL2RB gene encoding interleukin-2 receptor subunit beta — MKPSLLLLCHLWLFSLTPLSRASDLAQGASSLTCWYDSRAALFCNWNPGRDLVEAPCQLEILSKLAFCDRFFPLPEKFKEHCELPKAEHMTGLRRCIKTFSKNSNTQCFTTADRLTMSVHCQIGENRSIPVRIEDFRPLANIKLRPPGNLQLVSKTENTYNLTWSLNISSHYLDGEREYQVRYRTTSQSWEEARNFTIMQDQMWAVFESLSPDLKYEAAVRARPSALSTYKGVWSDWSETILWRTHADQTSRPVLPALIVSSCIFVIIGTAFLINLRTLKWFKNILKIHIPDPEKFFPPLVSVHGGDIQKWLSSPFSTSSYCVNGTAPEISMLEVMQKNDQESHLLLSKGTLTPDPPLETSGHSVSSCFTNQGYFFFHLPNSFEIEPCQVYFTYEPFTQEGSGSEDGESYHALPSPDLCTMAGDMPVLSHNFLQCIKVTRGFQNSSFVEETEGEAQRAMAISGALQSSEGTSSTPVLKQDETVMDKAALQPAETLCQLDTDFPDPPDLHDSDTIDVTEGSGNAGPPTDPCTPAAHATSSFFQSPALRQSQDEDPCRTAFSSQVPNTGAYLSLRDLQSQYTHCSV; from the exons ATGAAGCcctctttgctgcttctgtgtcaCCTCTGGCTGTTCAGCCTCACGCCTCTCTCACGGGCATCAGACTTGGCACAAG GCGCCTCCAGCCTAACTTGTTGGTATGACTCGCGGGCGGCTCTCTTCTGCAACTGGAACCCAGGCAGGGACCTGGTTGAAGCACCATGCCAGCTGGAGATTTTATCGAAGTTAGCTTTTTGTGACAG GTTCTTTCCCTTACCTGAAAAATTCAAGGAGCACTGTGAATTACCCAAGGCAGAACACATGACAGGACTGAGGAGATGCATCAAGACCTTCAGCAAAAACAGTAAT ACTCAATGCTTCACCACTGCAGACCGTCTTACCATGTCTGTCCATTGCCAGATTGGAGAGAATAGGTCTATACCTGTGCGAATAGAAGATTTCAGACCACTTGCAAATA tAAAGCTGAGGCCTCCAGGAAATCTTCAGCTGGttagcaaaactgaaaacacctACAACTTAACGTGGAGCCTGAATATTTCCTCTCACTATTTGGATGGGGAGCGGGAATACCAAGTGCGGTACCGAACCACGAGTCAGTCCTGGGAG GAGGCCAGGAACTTCACCATTATGCAGGACCAGATGTGGGCGGTGTTTGAGAGCCTCTCACCCGACTTGAAATATGAGGCAGCTGTCCGTGCAAGGCCAAGTGCCTTAAGTACCTACAAAGGCGTGTGGAGCGACTGGAGCGAGACGATACTGTGGAGGACACATGCTGACC AAACATCCCGTCCGGTCCTGCCAGCTCTTATAGTGAGCAGTTGCATCTTCGTGATCATTGGGACTGCCTTCCTTATTAACTTACGGACCTTGAAATG GTTTAAGAACATCCTGAAGATTCACATCCCAGACCCTGAGAAGTTCTTTCCCCCACTCGTTTCGGTTCACGGAGGTGACATTCAG AAATGGCTCTCCTCCCCGTTCTCCACATCTTCCTACTGTGTGAATGGCACAGCCCCAGAGATCTCCATGCTCGAGGTGATGCAGAAGAACGACCAGGAATCCCATTTGCTACTTTCCAAGGGAACCCTGACTCCTGATCCTCCCTTAGAAACCAGTGGGCACTCTGTATCCAGCTGCTTCACCAACCAAGGCTACTTCTTCTTCCACCTTCCCAACTCCTTTGAGATCGAGCCCTGTCAGGTCTACTTCACCTATGAGCCTTTCACCCAGGAGGGCAGTGGCAGCGAGGATGGCGAGTCTTACCatgctctcccctccccagaccTCTGCACAATGGCAGGGGACATGCCCGTGTTGTCCCACAACTTCCTTCAATGTATTAAGGTGACCCGGGGCTTCCAAAACAGCTCCTTCGTGGAAGAGACAGAAGGTGAAGCCCAGCGGGCCATGGCTATTTCTGGGGCTCTCCAGTCAAGTGAAGGCACCTCATCCACACCAGTTCTGAAACAGGATGAGACGGTGATGGACAAAGCAGCTTTACAACCTGCTGAGACCCTGTGCCAGCTGGACACTGACTTTCCTGACCCACCGGACCTACATGACAGCGATACTATCGATGTAACAGAGGGGAGTGGGAATGCAGGCCCTCCGACTGACCCCTGTACACCAGCAGCACATGctacctcttctttctttcagtctcCAGCTCTAAGGCAAAGCCAGGATGAGGATCCTTGCAGAacagccttctccagccagGTCCCAAATACTGGTGCCTACCTTTCTCTGAGGGACCTCCAAAGCCAGTACACCCATTGCTCTGTCTAG